Within the Aphelocoma coerulescens isolate FSJ_1873_10779 unplaced genomic scaffold, UR_Acoe_1.0 HiC_scaffold_85, whole genome shotgun sequence genome, the region cgtcgtcctcctcctcctcctcctcctccaccacctcctccaaatcctcctcctcctcctccaccacctcctcctcctcctcctcctcctcctcctcctcctcctcctcctgctcctcctcttcttcgttgtcgtcatcgtcgtcgtcgtcgtcctcctcctcctcctcctccttctccacctcctcctcctcctcctcctcttcctcctcctcttcttcgtcgtcgtcgtcctcctcctcctccacctcctcctcctcctcctcatcctgggcctcctcctcggcctcctccttttccccctcctcctcttcttcgtctttgtcgtcgtcgtcgtcctcctcctcctcctcctccttttcttcgtcatcgtcgtcgtcgtcgtcgtcgtcgtcctcctcctcctcctcctcctcctccaccacctcctcctcctccttctcctcttcttcgtcgtcgtcgtcgtcgtcctcctcctcctcctcctcttcctccaccacctcctccaaatcctcctcctcctcctcctcctccacctcctcctcctccacctcctcctcctcctccttctcctcttcttcgtcgtcgtcgtcgtcgtcgtcgtcctcctcctcctcctcctcctcctcctccacctcctcctcctcctcctcctcctcctcctcttcttcatcgtcATCGTCGTTTTCGTCATCgttgtcgtcctcctcctccacctcctcctcctcctcctcatcctcggcctcctcctcggcctcctcctcctccccctcctcctcttcttcgtcatcatcgtcgtcgtcgtcgtcgtcgtcgtcgtcgtcgtcgtcgtcgtcgtcgtcgtcctcctcctcctcctcctcctccacctcctcctcctcatccaccacctcctcctcctcctcctcctcctcctcctcctcctcctcctcctcctcgtcttcttcgtcgtcgttgtcgtcgtcgtcgtcctcctcctcctcctcctcctcccccttttcctcctcctccacctcttcctcctcctcctcttcttcgtcgtcgtcgttgtcgtcctcctcctcctcctcctcttcttcgtcgtcgtcgtcgtcctcctcgtcctcctcctcctcctccacctcctcctcctcctcctcctcctcctcctcctcctcctcctcctccacctcctcctcctcctcctcctcctcttcttcttcgtcgtcgtcgtcgtcttcgtcatcatcgtcgtcgtcgtcctcctcttcctcctcctcctccaccacctcctcctcctcctcctcctcttcctcctcctcctcctcctccaccacctcctccaaatcctcctcctcctcctactcctcctccttcacctcctcctcctcctcctcctcctcctcctcgtcctcctcctccacctcctcctcctcctcctccttttcttcttcgtcgtcgtcgtcgtcctccgcctcgtcctcctccacctcttcctcctcttcctcttcttcgtcgtcgtcgttcgtcctcctcctcctcctcctcctcttcttcgtcgtcgtcgtcgtcctcctcctcctcctcttcttcatcgtcATCGTCGTTTTCGTCGTCgttgtcgtcctcctcctccacctcctcctcctcctcctcatcctcggcctcctcctcctccccctcctcctcttcttcgtcatcatcgtcgtcgtcgtcgtcgtcgtcctcctcctcctcctcctcctcctcctcctccacctcctcctcctcatccaccacctcctcctcctcctcctcctcctcctcctcctcctcctcctcctcctcctcctccacctcctcctcctcctcctcctcctcttcctccaccacctcctccaaatcctcctcctcctcctcctcctcctcctcctcctcgtcttcttcgtcgtcgtcgtcgtcctcctcctcctcctcctcctcctcctcctgctcctcctcctcctcctcttcttcgtcttcttcgtcgtcgtcgtcgttgtcctcctcctcctcctcctccttttcctcctcctccacctcttcctcctcctcctcttcttcgtcgtcgtcgttgtcgtcctcctcctcctcctcctcctcttcttcgtcgtcgtcgtcgtcctcctcgtcgtcctcctcctcctccacctcctcaacctcctcctcctcctcctcctccacctcttcctcctcctcctcctcctcttcttcgtcgtcgtcgtcctcctcctcctccacctcctcctcctcctcctcctcctcctcctcctcttcttcgtcgttgTCGACGTCGTCGTCGttgtcgtcgtcgtcgtcgtcctcctcctcctcctcctcctcctcctcctcctcctccacctcgtcctcctcctccttctcctcctcctcctcctcttccttctcctccacctccacctcctcctcctcctcctcttcttcgtcatcgtcgtcgtcgtcctcccttgcctcgtcctcctcctcctcctcctcctcctcctcctcctcctcctcctcctcttcgtcgtcgtcgtcgtcgtcctcctccgcctcgtcctcctcctcctcctccacctccacctcctcctcctcctcctcctcctcttcttcgtcatcgtcgtcgtcgtcctcccttgcctcgtcctcctcctcctcctcctcctcctcctccacctcctcctcctcctcctcgtcctcgtccttctcctcctcctcgtcctcgtccttctcctcctcctcgtcctcgtcatcctcctcctcctcctactcctcctcctcctcgtcgtcctcctcctcctcgttctcctcctcctcctcctcgtcctagtccttctcctcctcctcgtcctcgtcctcgtcctcctccccctactcctcctcctcctcctcgtcctcctcttcctcgtcctcctcctcctcctcctcctcctccacctcctcctcctcctcctcgtcctcctcgtcctcctcgtcctcctcgtcctcctcctcctcctcctcctccacctcctcctcctcctcctcctcctcctcctcctcttcttcgtcgtcgtcgtcgtcgtcctcctcctcctcctcctccacctactcctcctcgtcctcctccaaatcctcctcctccaccacctcctccaaatcgtcgtcgtcctcctcctcctcctcctcctcctcctcctcctcttcttcgtcgtcgtcgtcgtcctcctcctcttcctgctcctcctcctccacctcctcctcctcgtcctcgtcctcgtcctcctcctcctcctcctcctcctcctcctcctcctcctccacctcctcctcctcgtcctcctcccaatcctcctcctccaccacctcctccaaatcctcctcctcctcctcctcctcctcctcctcctcctcctccaaatcctcctcctcctcctcgtcctcctcctccttctcctcctcctcctcctcctcctcctcctcctcctccttctcctcctcttcttcgtcgtcgtcgtcgtcgtcgtcctccttctcctcctccacctcctcctcctcctcctcctcctcctcctcctcctcctcctcctcctcctcttcctcctcctcctcatcctcctcctcctcctcctcctcctccacctcctcctcctcgtcctcctccaaatcctcctcctccaccacctcctccaaatcctcctcctcctcctcctcctcctccttctcctcctcctcctcttcttcgtcgtcgtcgtccatattctcttcctccacctcctcctcctcctcctcctcctcctcctcctcctcctcctcctcctcctcctcctcttcttcgtcgtcgtcgtcgtcctcgtcctcctcctccttctcctcctccaccacctcttccgcctcctcctcctcctcctccgcctcctctgcctccttctgctcctcctcttcctcctccttttcctcctcctcttcgtccttctcctcctcctcctcctcctcctcctcctcctcctcctcctgctcctcctcctcctcctcctcctcctcttcctcctctttctcctcctcctcctcctcctcgtcctcctcctctttcttaacctcatcctcttcctcctcctcagtctCATACTTTTCGTCCTCGTTATCCTCCTCCTCGTTGTCGTCGTCCTCATCCTTCTCCTCGCTCTCCATGTCGGCCTGCTCTTTGttgtcctccccttcctccttgtccttgttttcttcctcctcgtcctcctcgtcatcctcgtcctcctcctcctctccctcctcctcttcctctccctcctccccacccatCCTCACCCTTGTCCTCCTCATCCTTGtactcttcatcctcctcattgtcctcatcctcgtccttgtcctcctcctcctctttctcctcatcctcctcctcctcctcctccccctcctcctcccttacCTTGTTGTCATCGCgtccttctcttcttcctcctccttctcctcctccttctcctccacctctcTGTCCTCGTCGTCCttgtccttctccccctcctccccccatccccctcttccgcctcctccctttccttcctctcctacTTCTCCTTGTCCTCACTCTCATCCTCGTCTTTTTCACCCTCCTTCTCCTTGTcgttcttctcctcctcctcctcctcctctccgtcctttgtcctcttcctcgtcctcctcctcctcaaaagagaaaaatcagctcAGGTATCTGACTGGGGCTGTCTTGGGATCCCAACTGGGATATGAAGCGCCTAAACCAGAGATGGGAAGACTCTGGGAGATTCCAGAAGGCGTCTCCAGTGGACCTCAGAACAGAGAGCTGTTTGCTGTCAGAGGGGTATAAAAGGCAGGGTGGGCATTTTGTGGGCGAGCCTCTGGCCCCCAGCCACGCTGCCAGCGCTGCCCCTTTtgctttgccatttttattGAGTTCTCAGTAAATTTTAAGAACTCATTTCCATATCGGATCTGGGTCGTTTATAACAGTTCCaggggccccgcagtgtcacagtgCTCCCTGCGCACCCTGAGGCCCCACAtcagccagcccaggccattgccacgctcccagtcactcccagcgtgatcccagtgactcccagtctcTCTCAGCATATCCCAGTTTCCCGCAGCATGCTCCTGGTCACTGCCACTTCCTCCCAGTTGCTTCCAGCATGATTCCAGTTGcccacagccactcccagtcacCCTCAGTGATGTTCCAGTTGCTCCCggtatatcccagttgcccccaacgTGGTCCAAATTACCCCCAGCATGCTCcttgtcactcccagtatgatccaaATCACCCTCAGTGTGATCCTAGTTACCTCCAGCATGGTTCCACTTGCTCCCAGTTGCCCCTAGTACAGTCCCAGTCACTGCAATATGACCTCAGTGGcccccagcacagacacagtcactcccagttgctcccagtttcccccagcatgctcattcccagtatccccagttgCCCCAGCATGGTTCCAGTTGCCCCTAGCATGATCCCATTCgttcccagtatatcccagttgcctcCAGCACACACTCGtcattcccagttgctcccagtagctcccagtagccCACAGtatggtcccagtggctcccagtatttccatgtccctggtcccagtgctgctcccagccctgatccgtggggatgggaatgtcccgctcccttcctggggcaggctcacacctgagccaggtgtgcagggcagaaccttgccctgagcccaagccctgtctcccctgcaggatctgcttcccatcggcctcttcctcctgcggccccacgcccagctcggtgctgaacgaagggcgctgggccggggtcatcccccggcgggggctgcgcaccccctctgccccctccccaaattccctcccggggcagcaggggctggctcaggagccctggggctcctggggctccgtgctttccttcctaaggaaaagaaccatccttctcatccaggctcccatggccaaaactgaaattctacctcccaaattctgtctatccaaggattgctcccagacaaaagctgccatgagagacaggtctggctgccctcacccatggtggccacctctcatcttctcCCAAAACACCCggactttgtgcttttctttcatgtggAAAACACCCATCCTTCTCAGCTGTTgctatgacccagcccactgctgggctggggcagcgagatgccgATCAACCCTGACCCTCCCGTGGATCGAATTTCCC harbors:
- the LOC138102539 gene encoding high mobility group nucleosome-binding domain-containing protein 5-like, which gives rise to MGGEEGEEEEEGEEEEDEDDEEDEEEENKDKEEGEDNKEQADMESEEKDEDDDNEEEDNEDEKYETEEEEEDEEEEDEVEEEEEEEEEEEEDDDDDDNDDDVDNDEEEEEEEEEEEEEEEAEEEAEDEEEEEEVEEEDDNDDENDDDDEEEEEEEEEEEEDEEEEKDKDEEEEEENEEEEDEEKENEDEEEEEDEDEDEDEDEEEDEEGGAGEGGAVEDQEDEENEEEEDEQAKAAHVEEEEEDEEDEAEDEEGDEEYDDNEEEVD